ATGCCCAGCTTTGCTTCGAACACGGCGTCTCTGAAAGATGGTGACAGGTAGGCACTGGGGTGGTCGTCCTCTCCTTCCATGTACCTGAACGTGAGTTTGGTTACGTTGGGGCTAGCGGCGGCGAGAGCTTCTTTGGCGTCACGCATAATAACGCGGCGCTTCTCGTGTCGGTCGAGATGGTCGTAAGAGCGTGAGTCGAGGTTGACGGCGCCGGATGCGCGCCACAGCGAGCGCCACCGCTGCCCGAGCACGCAGGTGGAGGCGCCGTCCTTTGCCGGCAGGAAGTACATGATGTGGTGTAGAAGGTCATCGGGGAGGTCCGAGAGTCGGTCGCCGCCAGCGCCAGGCatcgtttcgtttcgttggatcagTCGGTCGAGGAGCTTTTGCACTACTTGTTGGACGCAACGCGGCCGATCGACCTGTTTTATACAGGCATGCTTGTACTACGTGCGCACCTCGATATCCGATTCCGACCGCCACACGAAATTGGAAACCTACTTGGACTGCAAATCACAATTTGGAAAGTACTGTCAGCAACTTCGGGTTCTTGTCCGGCACGGCACGGCGCACGCCGCCTTCCGTCATGTGGAGGCCGTGAGCGGGCAACGTGTGGTCCCACTCACCACGCGTTTCCCCTGCTCACACGAGTGGTCCCGCGTCCCAAAACCCTCCGTttttaaatatttgtctttctagaaaTTTTAAATGACTATCACATatagatgtatgtagacatattttaaagtatagattcactcagtttgctttgtatgtagtcatttgttgaaatgaGAAATgactagaaagacaagtatttaggaacggagggagtagatggagTAGAAGAAAGTCATTCAGCCAAGATATTTCCTTGTTAATCTCGTGTACCCAAAAGATTGCACAAACACCTAGATTGGACAGAAACTAATTCAACGTTGAACACCGCATGTAAGTGAAGTGCACGCGTGGCAAAGAAAACCGGACACATCAGCAGCAAGTCAAACTAATGACTTCCGGCTGCAGTTTTAGTTGGCCCATTCAGCTTTTTGACTCAAAAAATTCATCACCTTCGAAATAGGTGCAAAAAATCCAGCAAATTATACATGTACCCGGTACTCTTGAAAAAAACATCTCATTTGGACCAATGATATGATATACAGTATATTTGAAGTTTAAGTTTTCTCATTCAAGTTTTGATTCAAAATTCATTGCTATTTTCAAAAGAAAAGTGAAAATATTTAGTAGACCCTAGATGTATCCAACACTGATCTCGAAAAATCTCAATTCATTTGGCTAGAGGTTTGGAGATATTAGCAAGTTTATTTAGCTCGTTCAATTTTTAGTTCAAAATTTAACAtttaaaaaatgcaccaaaccaTACATGTATGCAATACTAATCTGGCAAAATCGTTGCTCAATCTGACCAAATAGTGTGGGAGGTATTAACAGTTTTATTAGTTGGCCGGCTAGTGTGGTCGGTTTTCAGCTAGTGTGGTCGGTTTTCTTTAACACATGTGAACTTACAAGCAGGGCTCACCAATAAATGTCACATCAACTTACTTAAACGCTGGATTAGACCTACCTTTAACGAATTACACCAATATGTGGTGTTTTGTACAACTAACCCGTAGAATAGGTGCTTTGTGCAAAAGCAATACCAACTATTGGTGGGTTGTGCAATTTCCTCCTCATGGGCATTCGCCTACCTAATCATCTGATCCGATGTACTCTCTAGTGATGTACTTCCTGACGGGTTCATGCGACTATGCTTTTATGCTTTATGCTAAATACAACGAGTCTGTGTGTTCATTTTTCTTGCAGGGCACAATGAATGAGAAGTTCTGCCTTTTGATGTAGGCACAAAGAATACACACTTTTGTGCTGTATGTAGGCATTTTGCTTTGTATTGTGTTAAAAGAAGAATACatggtttgttgacaattttgaGTGAGTTATTTGCTTCGTAGATGTAAATTTAAATGGAATCGACAAAAAATGAAACTTGTTTGGTTCGCTATTGCAACGTCAATCAATTCCAAAGTCACGGCGGGGTCGTCGCCTTCGTGGGCTCTCGTTAGCGGGAAAAGACCGAGGATGTCCGTGTTCCCAACGCCGCCCCCTCCCACTCGGGTGCTCGCGTCACTCAAATGCATAGTCGTGCCGCCCCCGGTTATCACTTTAGGCCCCACCTTCTTTAGTGTCGACGATCATCCATGCACCATGCGTCTGAACCCATCAAGCTTCGGACACACTCCAACATGTAACGTCACGGCCGCACGTTTCCTCTCGTTCTCGTTCTCAGCCCTCCCTCACTGGAGAGGTCGTGGCCTAAAAATCTCACCGGTGGAAGCTTTGCGGGTTGCAATCCGCCTCGTTGTCGCCGCTGAACCGCCAAAATTGATTGTTGCAAAAAAAAATATTGGTTCCAGCTCCAATACTGGCCGGCTCCAGCAAAACCAGCTCTAGTTCCAGCTCCCGGCTTCAGCTGGTTGCAGCAAAACCAGATGCTGGTTCAAGCTTCGGCATCAATAGTTTTTTTGCTAGTTCCAACTTTAGCTCTGTCCAATTCCATCAAAAACTATCGCAACACGACGTGCGACCAATCATGGCAGCTCCGGTGGCCGCCTTGGTTGCAACACTGTTTGGCACGGTTGTGGCTCCAAGGAGGGGGGCGTGGGATGCGCGGCTGCATAGAAGGGAAGGATGAAACAAAGGAGCACGCTGGCGACGCCCTGTTTCGCAGCATTGGCATCACCGTTTTTTTGCAGCGACGGGGCAGCGAGCAACGTTGGGTGAAGGCACACGCAGAAAAAAAATGGAGGCTATGGGGAGGGCTTGTCAGGACGACGCACATCATGGGGGTACCGTTCTGTTGCAACCGCGGTGTGTCTAGCAAGCTGAATTGATCGGAATAAAGCGAAAGCGAGAGAGATACATGGGAGAAGAAGCCAGGGCGACAACACTTTTGGTCTTTTGGAGAAGGAAGAAAGAGATTTGGGATAGGGCTTGCGTTGAACACGCGAGAGGATAGGTGATAGGCACCCGTCCGATCGCCTGGCTGGCCGGTCGACCGACAGTATTCATTTGCCTCTTGTCaaacttttcatgaatttggtgcgaTATGCATGAAATTTGTTTGGTTTATTCAATTCACGTTTGAAATGGGCGGATGTTTTGGGCACAATTTTCTTTATCCGTGTCCACGTACGCATATGGATGAATAGTGAGTTTAATTTGAGAGAGGTGGCGTTGGAGATGCCATAATGGGATCAGGATGGGACACTACGGATTCGGCTCGATGGTCCAATTGAGAGTATATGGTGCTATCGAGGTTTAGGTGCTACCGTGATACGGGCTCCTCGGTTATCGGATTCTTAGATTGTAGGGCATCTGGGAGCCGTTAGATCTACTGATTTATGCACAATTTTTAAAGTATTAAAAAGCTTTTTGCAGACATTACGGTCCCACGGCTCAGGGCACCTGGGTCTTGATAACACTAGATATTTTCCCTCCCACCGGATATTTTCACGCCCCATCCCACTCACTTCTGTACTACTACTTCACTCACGCCACTCCCTCTTAACTGCTCGCAGTCTTCGCACGGTCAGACGGCGACTACTCGTCGTTAGACGCCGGCGCGACCACCGTCAATCTTCATCCTCCATGGCGCCGCGGCGGCGCACGCCTTCTGCCCCCCACTTAGTTCTTTCAGATCCTCCCCCGCGGTCCCGGTGCCCACGGAGTCGCTGGGCGCTGCGACCGATTGCCTGCCGCAGCCGCTTGGCCGGCCGACCACCCCGGTCGCGAGCATCGGCAGCGCGCCTCGGAACCGTCGCTGCCCACGGATGGCCGGCGGTCTCGGAGCTGATGGGTAACCGCCGCCGCGCGGCGAGCGCCTGCCTGCGCTGGGATGCCACCAGGGTTTGCCGTACGGAACTGGCGTGGCCCGCCGCTGAGCGACAGTCCACGACCGGGCTGGCCGGCCGGCCGCTTCCCCGTCGGAGCTTTCTTGGTATTGTTAAATTGGTTCATTCTTCAGCaattttctctctatcttatcCTGTCTGTCAGGACCTGACACAGCATTTGTTCTGCTAATTGCCTTTGTAGACTACTACGGTAATTAGTGCAGAAATAAAGTAAGACCCGAGCTTAATGCGCGGGGGTTGATGATTGCACCTAGCTGGCTAGAAGTCGTAGGCCGCGTGCCCCCCCACCCCCTATATAAGAAACCATCACGCCCCCCTTCGTCCCTTGGCTGGGTTTCTGAAAAACCTGTTCCGCTTTCGCGACAACCCACCCCCTAGATTTCTCTACCAAAGAGGTGAAAGTTCTAGTCCTCCCCACCTCCTGCAAAACCTCAAGCTCTCCCATATCCCCACCCTTTTCGCATTTTTTCTTCGTTGCTTGAGAAGTTTTGTTCTGAAGCGATTGTTGTTGAAGTGCGTCTCGGTAATCCGCAGAGGCGAGAATCGACTGGAATTATTTTCGCGTTTGATTCCACCTTCCCGACCGCAGTTTCAAATCCGTTTGAGTGCGCTTGCGTAGCTCATCACCGTGTGCTTTTGGCTAGGGGCGAAGTACCGGCGTATCCATGGCGTTTACTCGTTCGGTTTGCTCGTGTTGTGTAGTTTGGGGACGTGTTTCTTCTTCCCCCAGGGTTGGATTCAACCTCGGTTTCGATTTTGACCTTCTGTTCTTCGTTAGAGACGAAGCACCCGCGAATCCATGGCGTTTTACTAGCCCAGTTTGGTCCTATTGTTTAGTTTCGGGCAATGCTTCTCCTTCCCGAGGGTTAGATTGGTTTCGATTTTGATTCTCACCTGTCGAAACATCCGGGAATCATGGCGTTTACTAGTTTCGTTCGTTTCTCCTTCGATGTTCACCCGTTGGTTTTGGTCCTAAACGGAATTCATGGCGATTCATGGCGTTTAGCTCGGGTGATTGGGGGAGAAGTGGTGATTCGTACACTGTTTCGCCTTTTCCTTGACAATCCGCGTATTCATGTTGTTTAGCTCGGGTGCTAGTGCTACTAGTTCGCTCGTGAATTAGTTGTTTAGCTGCTGTTCGTCTATCCTCCTGCATTGTACtacatgttttgttttgttttggtttTGATTTCATCTCCCAGGCGAGAACTCTGTCGCATTCGACTGTCTCATCCCCTCTACTCTCTCAAATCGGTGCAGATTCGGCTACTTGCTTCAATCCTCCTGCACTGTACCACGCGTTTTGGTTTCGTTTGGTTTGGATTTCATCTCCACTCGGCTGCTTTCATTTTGGGGCGTGAACCGTCTCCTGTTAGGCTATCCCCGTTAGTTTTTGGGTTAGAGACGAATCCATGACGACTGCGTACCTGCTCTGTTGCTTCGTTTGGGTTGCATCTCCCATATATGGGCCAGAATCGCTGCGTACCTGCTCTGTAGATTTCATATTCGATTTTCTCCCTGTAATTGCTTAAACCTAAGGCCTGAATCCTGTCCTGGTTTTTCCGTTAGCTTTTCATTAGAGCCGCTGGAACTCATGGTAGGGGAACGCGAGCAGTTATTTTTGCATAGAACATTGCAGACGTGAATCATGAAAAATTAATATGAGGCTGAGCTGTAGACCAGTACCACTATCAGTTCCAAGTTTATCTGTTAACATCGTCAGTTCTGTGTATCTATGTACCTAGTAATTTGTCCTCGCATCTGTATAACAGAGTTTGCTTGGCGCAATCCTTTTCATCATTATTATGACTGAAGTACATTTGTTTCTAGTAAGGAATACATGCGAGGAGTGTTAGGCTATATGCTCTTAGACGCAAAGCAGATGTGCTTGATTAACTTGCATCACAGGTCCAGTGTTCATAATCTAGTGAATCAAGTAACAACAGTAGTTTCTTATTGTGAGTGACATAACCAGTCAAAATTTTGGATGTGTGATGAAAATTTATCTCTATTCTAGAACAGTAAGAGAAGTACTAACTACTGTGGAGCTCTAGTGAATTGTCTTACTGAGATCGTCGATTAGGTTCATGGTCCAGTGCTAGTTATTTATCGTACCATAGACTCTGACATCGGTGAATTGATATAATTCAGTAGTACGTGATCCTTAAGATTTAATGTTGGCTCTAGTGGTTCATAAACTGTTCCTTAAAACAGATATTGGTTCATCTTTACTAAGCTTGCTTCTTTGATTTCTTAAAACAGATATTTAGGTCTTTCCAAGGCGAAAATGATTGAGCATGGGGTGGCATACAGTGATGGGCATGACCCAGACAGGATCATTTGTAAGTAACATTTAGACCATTTACAATTTGATCACATTCAAGTTATCATCTAGTTATGTAACTTGAGCTCTGTAATGTGACAGTACATTACCATACCCAATCTCGATGTCCAGACTCCCACATCGTTTTTCGCAGTGTACAATGGCAGTGAAGGTGTGATAGATTAGTTCTATCTCGAAGAATCCCATTTGAATACATATACTCACTTACACAGTGCTGCTGGTTGTAATGCTGGTGTTACTTATGGGTTTTTGTTCCTTTTTAGCTTCTGGGAAATTTTGCACAACAAATATTCACCAGGAGCTCCACAAACATCAAGAGTTTGACACTAACTTGCGTCAGGCTTTGGAAGACACCTTGTACAGGTTATTTTAACTGAGTAGTTACTTATGACACAGTTTTATATAAAATAAACACATCTAAGCCCCAATTTTACATTACTTTGCAGGATTGACAGGCAAATGAAAATTACCTCAGCTGTGTATGGCTGTGAGCACATTGATGATCCTTCGGTTTATAAGCATTCAGGCTCTCTTCCGGTTAAGGTGGGATGCTATTTACCAGTAATTCAGCATGAAGCAAATATGAGATTAGAAAGAAAAAGGTTAGTTACCGTTGACTGTCTTATGCATAAACAGGAAATCCCATTCTGTGGAGGCATTAGTGCATCGATAGCTCTGATTAGAGGCGCAGATAGCATAATTGCTACCATTGGATCCGCTCTATGTTTCATTTCAAAAGATGGGAAGGTATAGATAGTTCCTTAACTTGAATCAGCAAGCTTTTTTCTTTCATCATAAATGAAATGTGACGATGCTACCTTTTTTTTCTTTATGTCCAAAGCCCAACCGTCTAGGCACTGGAAGCAACCGTGAAGGTAAGATTAAAACCT
The Aegilops tauschii subsp. strangulata cultivar AL8/78 chromosome 3, Aet v6.0, whole genome shotgun sequence genome window above contains:
- the LOC109753845 gene encoding probable protein phosphatase 2C 42 isoform X2 — translated: MGWHTVMGMTQTGSFYITIPNLDVQTPTSFFAVYNGSEASGKFCTTNIHQELHKHQEFDTNLRQALEDTLYRIDRQMKITSAVYGCEHIDDPSVYKHSGSLPVKEIPFCGGISASIALIRGADSIIATIGSALCFISKDGKPNRLGTGSNREDNVKKNCDSADKFPHILMESMKDADFVMMASGSLMDLMPVQQLTDFVTERINLRVNMDTVCNDLLHHCASEMADKVSSDMCFDTSFERPRGRC